From Acropora muricata isolate sample 2 chromosome 14, ASM3666990v1, whole genome shotgun sequence, one genomic window encodes:
- the LOC136897753 gene encoding piggyBac transposable element-derived protein 4-like, with translation MAPWRRSGRNVTPDNFFTSIPLAKDLLKGGLTYVGTLRSNKPHMPDAIKANNTKQVNSSLFGFNLVSYLPKEKQVVLALSTMYHDDQVDGDAQKSKIILYYNSTKSAVDNLDHLANMYTYRRKVNRWPVALFVNVVDVAAVAVFIIWIGNFPQWKIFEESLSDYVDKSHFITFKKAKAMADLIALETNREARRKVRQWNDDNLENRREWKENDFNEIKAFIGLCLYAGLHKSNPEAVSLLWS, from the exons ATGGCACCATGGCGTAGAAGTGGAAGGAATGTCACACCAGACAATTTCTTCACCTCTATCCCTCTTGCAAAAGATCTTCTGAAAGGTGGCTTGACCTATGTGGGCACACTCCGATCCAACAAACCACATATGCCAGATGCAATCAAGGCTAACAATACCAAACAAGTCAACAGTTCCCTGTTTGGTTTTAATTTGGTGTCATATTTACCAAAGGAGAAACAGGTTGTGTTGGCACTGTCAACTATGTACCATGATGACCAAGTAGATGGAGATGCCCAGAAATCAAAGATTATTCTGTACTATAACTCAACAAAAAGTGCAGTAGATAACCTTGATCACCTGGCAAATATGTACACATATAGAAGGAAAGTTAACCGTTGGCCTGTAGCACTCTTTGTAAATGTTGTTGATGTTGCGGCTGTAGCAGTATTTATTATCTGGATCGGAAACTTTCCTCAATGGAAAATTTTCGAAG agtcCTTAAGCGATTACGTCGATAAGTCCCATTTTATCACTTTTAAGAAAGCTAAAG CTATGGCTGATCTCATTGCTCTAGAAACTAATCGTGAGGCTAGACGTAAGGTCAGGCAATGGAATGACGATAATCTTGAGAATCGAAGAGAATGGAAAGAAAATGACTTCAACGAAATTAAAGCTTTCATTGGACTTTGTCTCTATGCTGGGTTGCACAAATCAAATCCCGAAGCTGTGTCATTGTTATGGTCGTAG